In the genome of Prinia subflava isolate CZ2003 ecotype Zambia chromosome 26, Cam_Psub_1.2, whole genome shotgun sequence, one region contains:
- the LOC134562099 gene encoding zinc finger protein 586-like has product MAQECNGEEKVLRSRPRRGSKRMPGCSEEEGPTLCQEGSQRCGQSSELVVHEQLHNGKKLHQCSECGKSFCAKSSLVRHQKIHTGERCYECGKCGKGFRDTSNLMIHLRVHTGERPYECGECGKSFTRSSKLIVHQRIHTGERPYECGECGKCFTTSSNLIVHQRIHTGERPYECGECGKCFTTSSNLIVHLRLHTGERPYECGECGKSFTENSTLYKHRRIHSVERP; this is encoded by the coding sequence atggcacaggaatgcaacGGGGAGGAAAAGGTGCTGAGATCCCGCCcgaggaggggctccaaacgcatgccagggtgctccgaggaggaaggacccaccctgtgtcaggaaggcagccagagatgtggccagagctctgagctggtggtgcatgaacagcttcacaatggcaagaagctgcaccagtgctcggaatgtgggaagagtttctgtgcaaagtccagcctggtccggcaccagaagatccacactggggaacggtGCTAcgagtgtgggaaatgtgggaagggcttcagaGACACTTCTAACCTGATGATCCACCTGagagtccacactggggaacggccctatgagtgtggggagtgtgggaagagcttcactcgGAGCTCTAAATTGATtgtccaccagaggatccacactggggaacggccctatgagtgtggggagtgtgggaagtgCTTCACTACGAGCTCCAACCTGATtgtccaccagaggatccacactggggaacggccctatgagtgtggggagtgtggtAAGTGCTTCACTACGAGCTCCAACCTGATTGTCCACCTGAGActccacactggggaacggccctatgagtgtggggaatgtgggaagagcttcactgaGAACTCCACTTTATACAAGCACAGGAGGATCCACAGTGTTGAACGGCCCTAG